In Penaeus monodon isolate SGIC_2016 chromosome 15, NSTDA_Pmon_1, whole genome shotgun sequence, a genomic segment contains:
- the LOC119582223 gene encoding organic cation transporter protein-like (The sequence of the model RefSeq protein was modified relative to this genomic sequence to represent the inferred CDS: added 38 bases not found in genome assembly), producing MGNKFDELLTQVGTGKWNMIYFITACYWYLLIPPQVLSGVYLTPLMNHTCLPPLLDDPYLITEKNMHIPSDSCSYLVNNSLSGEVEEIPCNEWEYDTSVYTNTLTSEFNLVCARGYLRATYQSIYMSATIFSSMVGGYIADRFGRKIVVLVTQLIYATLGFSISFANNFSLILALRFIMGCVGLPTIYILSLEVCEVKYRSVVGILTGLPWAFGTMAWGGVASQVRDWRWLQLYVTLPFILVVPLLFLMDESPRWLIVRGQCDRARKILQKAARWNRTQLPSEEALKKLMLDIKEELVEPEKPVLKERQNRRWTFTETPALCRTRPMRIITFIFSLNLFISALVFCGLSLSGSNYSADPFIYIVLGGLMEVPGYSLTAPLINRVGRKWPTIFGYVLSGVAILLLVFIPDNIQWLVMTLAMLGKLCNSGAFMIIFVYMSEVLPTEVRLQGVGATIMTCQLGATIAPYITDYVGPLVPWAPSVIFGVSSLVAGVAMLPMHETLDAPMPDTIHDVPHISLKPRLSRRKRDVKVHEVEKLNKQPA from the exons GGTACCTCCTGATCCCCCCTCAGGTCCTCAGTGGAGTGTACCTCACTCCTCTTATGAACCATACTTGCCTTCCGCCGCTTCTGGACGACCC ATActtgataacagaaaaaaatatgcatattccCAGTGATTCGTGCAGTTATCTCGTCAATAACTCCTTATCGGGCGAGGTAGAAGAGATCCCATGCAACGAGTGGGAATATGACACGTCTGTCTACACCAATACTCTCACCAGCGAG TTCAATCTCGTGTGTGCGAGGGGCTACCTGCGGGCTACCTATCAGAGTATTTACATGTCTGCTACCATTTTTAGCTCTATGGTAGGCGGCTACATCGCCGACAG ATTTGGCAGGAAGATCGTGGTTCTGGTGACCCAGCTAATCTACGCCACCCTCGGCTTCTCCATCAGCTTCGCCAACAATTTCTCTCTTATCCTCGCTCTCCGATTCATCATGGGATGCGTAGGACTCCCAACGATTTATATCCTAT CCCTGGAGGTTTGCGAAGTCAAATACCGATCCGTGGTGGGTATTCTGACTGGTCTCCCTTGGGCATTCGGTACAATGGCGTGGGGGGGTGTGGCTTCCCAGGTCAGAGACTGGCGGTGGCTGCAGCTCTACGTTACTTTGCCCTTCATCCTCGTCGTTCCTTTGCTATT CCTGATGGACGAATCCCCTCGCTGGCTGATCGTGCGAGGGCAGTGCGACCGCGCCCGGAAGATACTGCAGAAGGCCGCCCGCTGGAACAGGACCCAGCTCCCGTCTGAGGAGGCCTTGAAGAAACTCATGCTGGACATCAAGGAGGAG TTGGTGGAACCAGAGAAGCCGGTgttgaaagaaagacaaaaccgAAGGTGGACGTTTACAGAAACACCAGCGCTCTGCag AACTCGCCCCATGCG CCGCCCTGGTCTTCTGCGGGCTCAGCCTCAGCGGCTCAAACTACAGCGCCGACCCTTTCATCTACATCGTGCTCGGTGGCCTGATGGAGGTCCCCGGCTACTCCCTGACGGCGCCCCTCATCAACCGCGTCGGGAGGAAGTGGCCCACCATCTTTGGCTACGTGCTCAGCGGCGTCGCCATCCTCTTGCTCGTGTTCATCCCCGACA ACATACAATGGTTGGTAATGACGTTGGCCATGTTAGGCAAACTCTGCAACAGTGGCGCTTTCATGATCATCTTCGTGTACATGTCTGAGGTGCTGCCCACGGAGGTTCGGCTGCAGGGCGTGGGTGCCACTATCATGACGTGTCAACTGGGCGCTACCATAGCCCCCTACATCACGGACTATGTG GGGCCCCTCGTGCCGTGGGCTCCTTCGGTCATCTTCGGCGTGTCGTCTCTCGTGGCTGGCGTGGCCATGCTTCCCATGCACGAGACCCTGGACGCTCCCATGCCCGACACCATCCACGACGTGCCTCACATCAGCCTCAAGCCTAGACTGTCCAG GAGAAAACGAGATGTCAAGGTGCATGAAGTAGAAAAACTTAACAAGCAACCAGCGTAA